Genomic segment of Acidobacteriota bacterium:
CAGTTGGAGTACCTCACCTCGAGGGACAGCTCGTATTTCCCGCTCTTCTGGGATCTCCAGGGCAGCGTCGAGCCGGAGGAGGTGCACGAGGACTTCCACGGTGCGTTGGCGGATGCGGAGGGGCGGCTGGAGGAGCTGGGGATCGGGCTCGAAGAGGTCGAGGCGGACGACTTCCTCGTCTCCCTGGGGAAGCTGCGCCGGGCGGTGCGCCGCCGGGGCCGCAAGCTCTTGCTGCTGTGGGACGAGGTGGAGGAGCTGCTGCACCTTCACGAGCGCTGGCCGGCGCTGCTGCGCAAGCTGCGGCGGGCGTTGCTCTCCCAAGAGGGGGTGCGCACGGTGCTGGCGTCGGGGCCGCGGCTGTGGCAGCTGGCGGAGCAGCGGGACGATACCTCTCCGTTTCTCCACGGCTTTGCGCCGCCGCTGTACCTCGGCCCATTGGGCGAGGACCCCGCCCGCGCTTTGATTTTCCAGCGGCAGCTCTCGCGGCCTCTACCGGACAGTGCGCCGGAGGCACCTGTCCTGGGTGAGCAGGTGGCGGAGCGCATCCTCCAGCTCTCCGGCGGCCACCCGACCCTGCTCCAGCTGCTCTGCCGGCGGACCGTCGAGCTGGGGGATGTGGACGCCGCTGTTCGCTCGGTGTCGGCGGATCCCACGGTGGCCTTCTTCTTCTCCGTCGACTTCGATCTGCTGGGGCCGCTGGAGCAGCAAATCCTCACCGCCTTGGCGGCCAGAGAGGAGCCGACGGCCCTCGACGCCCTGGGCCTCGAGGCGGCGCCGGCGGAGATCCAGACCTCGCGGCTGCACCTGCTGCGCTTGGGGGTCCTGCGTTTGCAGGGGCTGGCGGCCGGGGACGATCAGCGCTTGGAGATCCGCAGTCCGCTGCACCGCCGATGGCTGGCGAAGTAGCGGTTGGCGAAGTAGCGGTTGGCGAAGTAGCGGCTGGCGGATCGGTCGCTATTCACCCCGCGGCGGCGAGACTTCAGAAGGTATAGATCAGCGACAGCGAGAGGGTGTCGACCTGGGAGGAGAAATCTGCCGCCAGGTCGATCTGCAGGGTGCGGTCCGGCAGACCCACGCTGGCGAGGTCGACGCCGGCGATGCCCAGGCCGACGGCGTAGTGGTGGAAGTCTTCGTCGTCGAGATCCTGGCCGTTGGACTCGACCCAATAACCCGCCCGCAGGGCGATGATGGGGGTGGATTGGAGCAGTGCGTACTCGGCTCCCAGGTGATAGTCCCAGGCGTTCCGATACTCGCGGCCTTCGACCTCCAGGTCCTCGTCGCTGATCACCTGCACCAGACCTTCGTAGTCCACCCGATCTACCTCGGCGGCGAGGGTGATGCGGCCGTTGGGGCTGCGGTAGGCGACCCCGGCGCCGGCGACATTGGGAACCTCCAGGCGGGCGTCGTTGCGGAAGGTGAGCGGCTCCCCGAAGATCGGTCCGGTCTCGAAGCGGCCGGTGCCTTCGGCCTCGGCTCCTCGGCGGTAGAAGAGGCCCAGGGAAATCTGCTCTGAAGGCCGGTAGAGAAGACCGGCGCTGAAGGAGATGTCGGTACCGTCGATGTCGAGGAAGCTCGATGAGATGCGGCGCTCCGGCAGGAAGTTGATGGGGCCGAAGAGGCTCTGGGAGCTGTCGTCGTCCGGTAGGAAGGCGGACGAGGTGGTGGTCAGGGAAACGTCGGAGAAGATCACCGCGAGCCCCAGGCTCCAGGCGTCGGAGGCGCGCCAGGCGGCGGCCAGGCCGGCAGTGTTGACCCGCAGGTCGACGGTCTCGCGGGTGGCTGGAAAGCGACCCACCGCTCCCGGCGGCGGCGAGTCGTCGAAGAAGAAGCCCTGGGACTCGGCGGTCTGCTCGAAATTGGCCAGCCGGTGCCCGTAGACGGCGAAGGACCAGCGACCCCGGGGAATCACCACCGAGGTGAAGGACGGGCCGAAGTCCTGGCTGGAGTCTTCGCCAAAGAGCAGGCCGTTGGTGGTGTCCTGCCCCATCCCTACGGCGTTGCCGTCGGCGCGGCCGCCGGCGATGAACTCCGGCGAGCGGCCCCACAGCCGGGCCTCCACCGAGACCTCCGTTTCGGTCAGCTGCACCAGGCCGGCGGGGTTGGCGTAGGCGGCGGTGGCGTCGTCGGCGAGGGCGGCGAAGGCGCCGCCGAAGCCCTGGCTACGGGCTCCGGGATTGGAGAAGCTGAAATCGAAGCGGGGAATGGTCAGCGGCTGGGCGGCGGCGGGAAGGGCGGAGAGCAGGGCTGCCAACACCAAGGCTGACGGTACCAGGGCTGCCGGCACCACTTTCCAGATCATCAGCGTCCGGATCATCAGCGGCCAGATCCTGGCCGTCCGGATCGGGACCGGCTTTCGCAGCCTGTGGTGGCGGGCAGGTTGTCTTCTGGGAGGCTGCGCCGGTGTGGGCTCTGGGATCACTATCTTCCCTCATCTTTTTCGATTCAAAAGAGGAGTGAGAGTAGCACGGTGCCCCAGCGCGAGAACGATTTTGCTGGACGCACAATTCGGATTTGGTGGGGAACCGCGGTAGCATTGGAGCAAGTCAACGAACAGATCAATTGTCGACAAGGAGACCCCTCCCATGGCTAAGCATCCGCGCTTCGAGATCTCTACGGACAAGCAGGACAAGTATCGGTTCAATCTGACCGCTGCCAACGGCCAGGTGATCCTCTCGAGCCAGGGCTATGCCAACAAGTCCGGATGCAAGAACGGCATCGAGTCGGTGAAGACCAACAGCGGCAATGACGGCAACTACGAGCGCAAGGAATCTTCCAACGGCAAGCACTTCTTCAACCTGCTGGCGGCCAACAAGCAGGTCATCGGCACCAGCCAGATGTACGCTGCCAAGGACTCCATGGAGAACGGTATCGCGTCGGTGAAGAAGAACGCTCCCGCCGCCGAGATCAAGGACACGACCGCCGGCTAGCAGTCTCTTGCCAGGATGGTTCCGAGCCCGCCCCGTCCCCCGCGGGAGCGGGCTTGTTTTTTGCCTGGGCGAGTTAGAAAGCCCGCACGTCTCCCCGGCTGCCGAAGTTGCCCGCCGGATTGCTGTACTGACGGGTGACGCCGGTTTCCGTGTCGGTGATCAGGAGATCGAAGCCGACGTTGGTGAGGGAGCCATAGAAGACCCAGAAACGGCCGTTGATGCTGCGCCCGTCGAGCA
This window contains:
- a CDS encoding winged helix-turn-helix domain-containing protein gives rise to the protein MPDSPSSGPPSSGPPASEAAGKAARDLADWYLGDWRVQPSLNRLVRGEETVRVEPKLMDVLRLLAQHSGRVLSKDEIADAVWPETFITESVITRAIAGLRKALGDDARSPRFIETIAKRGYRLLMEPVAEPSERPEPSVVESSAAETGFAAETGSALETRSPGESPPPAPTGAASTAHRRPAVFDSPADAAPTGYSQPPGFHQPYVVGQWVRGERFYGRQREISEILSGPRNGVWLLGGRAVGKTSMLKQLEYLTSRDSSYFPLFWDLQGSVEPEEVHEDFHGALADAEGRLEELGIGLEEVEADDFLVSLGKLRRAVRRRGRKLLLLWDEVEELLHLHERWPALLRKLRRALLSQEGVRTVLASGPRLWQLAEQRDDTSPFLHGFAPPLYLGPLGEDPARALIFQRQLSRPLPDSAPEAPVLGEQVAERILQLSGGHPTLLQLLCRRTVELGDVDAAVRSVSADPTVAFFFSVDFDLLGPLEQQILTALAAREEPTALDALGLEAAPAEIQTSRLHLLRLGVLRLQGLAAGDDQRLEIRSPLHRRWLAK
- a CDS encoding outer membrane protein transport protein, with the translated sequence MIRTLMIWKVVPAALVPSALVLAALLSALPAAAQPLTIPRFDFSFSNPGARSQGFGGAFAALADDATAAYANPAGLVQLTETEVSVEARLWGRSPEFIAGGRADGNAVGMGQDTTNGLLFGEDSSQDFGPSFTSVVIPRGRWSFAVYGHRLANFEQTAESQGFFFDDSPPPGAVGRFPATRETVDLRVNTAGLAAAWRASDAWSLGLAVIFSDVSLTTTSSAFLPDDDSSQSLFGPINFLPERRISSSFLDIDGTDISFSAGLLYRPSEQISLGLFYRRGAEAEGTGRFETGPIFGEPLTFRNDARLEVPNVAGAGVAYRSPNGRITLAAEVDRVDYEGLVQVISDEDLEVEGREYRNAWDYHLGAEYALLQSTPIIALRAGYWVESNGQDLDDEDFHHYAVGLGIAGVDLASVGLPDRTLQIDLAADFSSQVDTLSLSLIYTF
- a CDS encoding YegP family protein gives rise to the protein MAKHPRFEISTDKQDKYRFNLTAANGQVILSSQGYANKSGCKNGIESVKTNSGNDGNYERKESSNGKHFFNLLAANKQVIGTSQMYAAKDSMENGIASVKKNAPAAEIKDTTAG